A segment of the Xenopus tropicalis strain Nigerian chromosome 6, UCB_Xtro_10.0, whole genome shotgun sequence genome:
tatacatatgggtaggaggtgccatagtgtttcccttagacagtacagtatgggggtacagcttattgtgtgcccagaacattccttctctgtatatttgtatttatacatatgggtagggggtgccatagtgtttcccttagacagtacagtattggggtacagcttattgtgtgcccagaacattccttctctgtatatatatgtatttgtaggACACCAGGGTGCCGCTATATAGTTTATGTAGCTTGCCTAACCTGAAGCATTCTATAGAGCGCCTCTGGTGGCCATAATTAGATACTGCAATGTAAAGAGTAGGCCTTGGCTGTGCAACAGCGGATTTTGGCGGATGGTTCTGTGCATACAATAAACCTTCCCTGTATGGGGCAGAACTGTGCAGGAAGTTACACTGAACACTGGACCCAACGTACTGAAACAGGTTTATTCACAGAACGACTTCAGAAATCCAACCAATTGCGTTCATTGGTTCCTCTGAGTTCATTGGTACTTGGACCAGCTCCGCATACTGTTCCTGCCAAGTGATATCCGCGCTATAGAACAAGCTGTTCTGATACCGACAGGGTCGGCCCATGTTGCACAAGCGCTGGTGCCGGACGGAGGCGGAGTGGGTGCTAAAGCTGCGCTCACACCCGTTGCACgcatagggtttctcccctgtgtgagtcctcgTGTGTTTCACCAGATCCGACCTCTGGACAAAGCCTTTGCCACACTCCTTGCACGGATACGGCCTCTCCCCCGTGTGGGTTCTCGAGTGCTTGACCACGGACGAGCGGTCGATGAATTTCTTGCCGCACGTGGTGCATCTGTACGGCTTCTCTCCTGTGTGGATCCGCTGGTGTTTGGCCAGGTCCGAGTTCTGGATGAAGCTCTTCCCACAGGTGGGACAGGCGTAGGGCCTCTCCCCGGTGTGTATCCGCACGTGTTTCACCAGGGCAGAACTCTGACTGAAGCCCTTGCCGCACTCCTTGCACGTGTAGGGTTGTTCCCCCGTGTGCGACCGCCAGTGTTTCAGGAAGACGGACCTGTGAGTGAAGGACTTCCCGCACTCCGAGCACATGTATGGCGGGGTTAGCTTGGCCTTTATCGCAGGAGGGCAGCAGCTCTGGAGAAGACTAAGGGGGCCGTACATTACACGTGGATCTTCTTCTTTAACAACATGGAGCTGCGGAACCAGACTCTTCGGATCATCTTCAGACTCTCCCCAGTACGTAACCTGGTGCTGTTCCGCGGCAGAATCCGGAACTGGGCTCTTGTTATTGTGAACTCTCTGGTGCCTGGAAAGGGCCGACTTTTCCACAAAGCTCCTCTCGCACAGCCCGCACTTGTACGGCCTCTCCCCGGTGTGGGTGCGATAATGCTTGACGAGGTCCGACTTCTGGATGAAGCTTCGGGCGCACTGGGTGCACTTGTACGGCCGCTCCCCCGTGTGGATCCGAATGTGCTTGATAAGTACCGACCTGTGGGCAAAACATTTGCCGCAGTCGTTGCATTTAAACAACCTCTCCCTGGCGGCCTCGGGCGAAACGTAATTAGTGTTCTCGGCCGTATCACCATAAACCATATTATCCGGCGGGTCAGGCTGAGTCTTCGATACAAGGCCCGGTCCGGAGCCAAGAACAACAGGAGGGTTCTGTTCACTGTGGCATTTCAAGTGTTTGAGGAGGTTGCAGCTTTGGCTGAAGCTTTTGCCGCACACGTTGCACGGATACGGTTTGATTCTGCTGTGAATCCTTTGGTGCTTAATAAGGGAGGAGCCTTCGGTGAAGCGTTTGCCACAGTCAGGGCAGTGGTacggtttctccccggtgtggatCCTTTGGTGCTTGACCAGATCCGAGTTCTGAATAAAACACTTCTGGCACTGCTCGCACTtatatggtttctccccggtgtgagtTCGCATGTGTTTGGTCAGGGCGGATCTCTGCACGAAGCCTTTGTTGCATTCGGCACAAGTGTAGGGCCTCTCGCCTGTGTGGGTCCTCTGGTGCTTCACCAGGTCCGAATTCTGGATGAAACCCTTGTTGCACTCGGAACAGTGGTACGGCCGTTCCCCCGTGTGGGTTCGCAGGTGTTTAACCAAGTCGGACGTCTGGAAGAAACTCTTGTCGCACTCGTTGCACGGATATCGTTTCTCTGCCTTGTGAGTTCTCTGGTGTTTGACCAGGGCGGGTCTCTGGCAGAAGACCTTGTCACACTCCGGACACGGATAGGAAACCAGCCGACTCCTCAGCCCTTCGCTCCCAGTCTCCTGTTTTATGAGGATTTCATGGAACGCCGTGGCGGCCGGTGGGGTGTCTCCATTGTGGACCATGGTGTGTTTAACAAGGTCTGAGCTTTGGGTGAAGGTTTTTTCACACTGTGTGCACggatatggtttctcccctgagTGGGTACGCCGGTGCTTCACCAGCGACGACCCTTCGGTAAAGCACTTGTTACATTCGGTACAGTgatatggtttctcccccgtgtggattcTCTGGTGCTTCACCAAGTCGGAGTTCTGGATGAAACTCTTGCCGCACTGGGCGCAGGCGTATGGTTTCTCTCCCGTGTGGCTCCTCATGTGCTTGGTGAGCGCAGATTTCTGGATGAAGCCTTTCTCGCAGACACTGCACTTGTGCGGCCGCTCCCCGGTGTGGGTCCTGTGGTGTTTAATGAGAGCCGATCTTTCGGTGAAGCTTTTGTCGCACGTGTGACACGGGAACGGCttctccccagtgtgaattcTCCAGTGTTTGTGCAGGTCGGATTTCTGGGAGAAGCTTTTCTTACACACGAGGCATTTGAACGGTTTCTCTCCGGTGTGGACGCGGAGGTGCTTCACCAAATCAGACTTCTGTACGAAGCCTTTTTTGCACTCCATGCACTGGAACTTCTCTCCACTGTGCAGCTTTGAGTGCTTCATAAAGGTCGACCAGTGGCTAAAAGTCCGGTCGCATTCAGAACACTGGTAAGGGGAAGTCACGGCTGGGGCACGAGGATCGGAGAGCGACGACCTTGTGTGCACCTTCTGATGCTTCACCAAGTCAGAGTTCTGGATGAAACTTCGGAGACACGTGGTGCATTTATAAGGCCGCTCGCCGGTGTGGATCCTCTGGTGCAAGATGAGGTTTGAGCGTTGAGTGAAGGCTTTCTCGCAGGTGCTGCACTtgtatggtttctccccagtgtgagtcctttgatgctTAGCCAGAGCGGATTTCTCTGTGAATTTTTTGTCGCAGTGGGTGCATttgaagggtttctcccctgtgtgagttcttaaGTGTTTGACGAGGTCAGATTTCTGGATGAAGCCTTTGTGGCAGTCGGCACACTGATACGGCCTCTCCCCGGTGTGGGTGCGCAAGTGCTTCACCAAGTCGGAGTTCTGAACGAAGCCTTTGTTGCAGTAGGAGCACAGATAGGGTTTCTCCCCGCAGTGCGCCTGCTGGTGGTTGAGCAAAGATGTCCACTGCTTGAATGTCTTCCTGCATTTGGCACAGGAGAACGGACTCTCTGCAGCTGTTATCACCTCATTCTGGGAGCTTAATGGGCCAGTTCCGACTACCGAGTCTGGATCTGGAACGTTTTGGGACTCTGTATGTTTTCTCATATGCGCGGCGAGATCAGAATTTTGGGCGAAACTTCTGCTGCACTCGGAGCACCTAAAGGGTCTTTGGGCATTGTGCGTCCTCTTGTGCTTCATCAAAGCCGAGCTCTCGGCAAACCTTTTGCCGCACAGAGGGCATTCGTacggtttctccccggtgtgcgTCCTTACGTGTTTCACCAGGTCCGAGTTCTGGATGAAGCTCTTGGCACACACCGAGCAGTGATACGGCCTCTCCCCTGTGTGCGTCCGGCGGTGCTTGGTTAGCGCCGATCTCTGATTAAAGCTTTTCAGACAGTCCGGGCACCTGTAAGGTCTCTCGCCCGTATGCGTCCTCTGGTGGTTGACGAGGGCCGAGCGCTCGGTGAAATTCTTCTGGCACTCTGCGCACTGATACGGCCTCTCTCCGGTGTGGGTCCTATGGTGCTTAATGAGATCCGACTTCTGCACGAAGCCCTTTTTGCAGTGGGGACACTGATGCGCCTTCTGCAGTCTGTGCATCCTTTGGTGCCGGGCCGCGGCTGCATAGCAGCTAAACAGCTTGCCGCAATGGCTGCAGATGTGGCTCTTCTTGGCCGAGTTGCTTCCCTCCACCACAGGCTCCTCCACCGGCTCCGACTTTACTGCGGCCAAAGTACCGAGGTACAGCACCTCCTTATAGTCCTCTGCTGCCCAATCAGAATCCTTGGGCGTTTCACCTGCAGAGACATTGAAGCTGGTTAAActctacaggggggggggccctaTCTGTGCCAAGAACCCAAGCAATGGGGGCCCCCCAACACCAATCAAAGGAAGTCAGTCCTTTCCGACAAAAAAATGCAACAGTCACCAGTCTTGCTTTACAGCAGGGATTCTATGGAGTAAAGCTGGGGACTGGTGGGCCCCATTCgtggaccaataagctgccacATTGGCCcatgtgtaaatatataattatctaTAAAATGTAGAGGGTAGAACAGTATTGTGGCCCCTAAGCAataccccatggggggggggataggaaggGGCACTCGTTGCCTCGTTGACTCACCGTCCTTCTCCTTGCGTTCGGGACGGGCATCGCTCCTCGACCACAGATCTTCTCCCGCCTCGATCTTTGATACAATTTCTGGCTTTCCGATTGGATAACCTGCGAGGGACGATCACAGTTATATACAGGATGAATGGGAATCCCGGAGACAGCGCAATACATAGAAATAATTAGCTTTGTTTATTGACTCCTCCCACTGTTCGGAGGAGCCAATAAACAAAATGTCAggggcactgcacgtgctcagtgggctcaggGCTGCTGAAGTTTAGGGCTTGTGGGAAAGTGAAGTCACATCAGTCCTAGAAGCGCTACTAGAGGTCCGACTGTGTATAATGGAGACAGCAGCCGCTGAAGACTTAATTAACGACATGTAATTAGTGACTGGCCAATGGATTGCAGCGCTGCACTCACCCAGGGAAAGCACGCATTCGTAGTTCTCCGCCATGACGCTCTTGTACATGTCCCTCTGGGAGGGGCTCAGGCTTTCCCACTCGCTCCACGAGAAATAAACCGCAACGTCATCGAACGTCGGCGCCACCTGAGCAGGAACAGGAGGGAGGTGAGAGCGGCCATActgctaatggggggggggggggtgggcactgtgtatccctactctctgacaggagccccaggagccccggcactgtgtatccctactctctgacaggagccccggcactgtgtatccctactctctgacaggagccccggcactgtgtatccctactctccgacaggagccccggcactgtgtatccctactctccgacaggagccccggcactgtatatccctactctccgacaggagccccggcactgtatatccctactctccgacaggagccccggcactgtgtatccctactctccgacaggagccccggcactgtgtatccctactctccgacaggagccccggcactgtgtatccctactctccgacaggagccccggcactgtatatccctactctccgacaggagccccggcactgtgtatccctactttctaacaggagccccagcactgtgtatccctactctctaacaggagccccggcactgtgtatccctactctctgacaggagccccggcactgtgtatccctactctctgacaggagccccggcactgtgtatccctactctctgacaggagccccggcactgtgtatccctactctctgacaggagccccggcactgtgtatccctactctctaacaggagccccggcactgtgtatccctactctctaacaggagccccggcactgtgtatccctactctctgacaggagccccggcactgtgtatccctactctctgacaggagccccggcactgtgtatccctactctctaacaggagccccggcactgtgtatccctactctctgacaggagccccggcactgtgtatccctactctctgacaggagccccggcactgtgtatccctactctctgacaggagccccggcactgtgtatccctactctccgacaggagccccggcactgtgtatccctactctccgacaggagccccggcactgtgtatccctactctctaacaggagccccagcactgtgtatccctactctccgacaggagccccggcactgtgtatccctactctctgacaggagccccggcactgtgtatccctactctctaacaggagccccagcactgtgtatccctactctccgacaggagccccggcactgtgtatccctactctctgacaggagccccggcactgtgtatccctactctctgacaggagccccggcactgtgtatccctactctccgacaggagccccggcactgtgtatccctactctctgacaggagccccggcactgtgtatccctactctctaacaggagccccagcactgtgtatccctactctccgacaggagccccggcactgtgtatccctactctctgacaggagccccggcactgtgtatccctactctccgacaggagccccagcactgtgtatccctactctctaacaggagccccggcactgtgtatccctactctccgacaggagccccggcactgtgtatccctactctccgacaagagccccggcactgtgtatccctactctccgacaggagccccggcactgtgtatccctactctctgacaggagccccagcactgtgtatccctactctccgacaggagccccggcactgtgtatccctactctctaacaggagccccggcactgtgtatccctactctccgacaggagccccggcactgtgtatccctactctccgacaggagccccggcactgtgtatccctactctccgacaggagccccggcactgtgtatccctactctccgacaggagccccagcactgtgtatccctactctccgacaggagccccggcactgtgtatccctactttctaacaggagccccagcactgtgtatccctactctccgacaggagccccggcactgtgtatccctactctccgacaggagccccggcactgtgtatccctactctccgacaggagccccggcactgtgtatccctactctccgacaggagccccggcactgtgtatccctactctccgacaggagccccggcactgtgtatccctactctctgacaggagccccggcactgtgtatccctactctctgacaggagccccggcactgtgtatccctactctctgacaggagccccggcactgtgtatccctactctctgacaggagccccggcactgtgtatccctactctctgacaggagccccggcactgtgtatccctactctctgacaggagccccggcactgtgtatccctactctccgtcaggagccccggcactgtgtatccctactctctgaaaggagccccagcactgtgtatccctactctccgacaggagccccagcactgtgtatccctactctctaacaggagccccggcactgtgtatccctactctccgacaggagccccggcactgtgtatccctactctccgacaagagccccggcactgtgtatccctactctccgacaggagccccggcactgtgtatccctactctctgacaggagccccagcactgtgtatccctattctccgacaggagccccggcactgtgtatccctcctctctaacaggagccccggcactgtgtatccctactctctaacaggagccccggcactgtgtatccctactctccgacaggagccccggcactgtgtatccctactctccgacaggagccccggcactgtgtatccctactctccgacaggagccccagcactgtgtatccctactctccgacaggagccccggcactgtgtatccctactttctaacaggagccccagcactgtgtatccctactctccgacaggagccccggcactgtgtatccctactctccgacaggagccccggcactgtgtatccctactctccgacaggagccccggcactgtgtatccctactctctgacaggagccccggcactgtgtatccctactctctaacaggagccccagcactgtgtatccctactctccgacaggagccccggcactgtgtatccctactctccgacaggagccccggcactgtgtatcccttctctctaacaggagccccggcactgtgtatcccttctctctaacaggagccccggcactgtgtatccctactctctgacaggagccccggcactgtgtatccctactctccgacaggagccccggcactgtgtatccctactctccgacaggagccccggcactgtatatccctactctccgacaggagccccggcactgtgtatccctactttctaacaggagccccagcactgtgtatccctactctctaacaggagccccggcactgtgtatccctactctccgacaggagccccagcactgtgtatccctactctccgacaggagccccggcactgtgtatccctactttctaacaggagccccagcactgtgtatccctactctccgacaggagccccggcactgtgtatccctactctccgacaggagccccggcactgtgtatccctactctccgacaggagccccggcactgtgtatccctactctccgacaggagccccggcactgtatatccctactctccgacaggagccccggcactgtgtatccctactttc
Coding sequences within it:
- the LOC101731232 gene encoding zinc finger protein Xfin-like yields the protein MAGPLAPLQVAPTFDDVAVYFSWSEWESLSPSQRDMYKSVMAENYECVLSLGYPIGKPEIVSKIEAGEDLWSRSDARPERKEKDGETPKDSDWAAEDYKEVLYLGTLAAVKSEPVEEPVVEGSNSAKKSHICSHCGKLFSCYAAAARHQRMHRLQKAHQCPHCKKGFVQKSDLIKHHRTHTGERPYQCAECQKNFTERSALVNHQRTHTGERPYRCPDCLKSFNQRSALTKHRRTHTGERPYHCSVCAKSFIQNSDLVKHVRTHTGEKPYECPLCGKRFAESSALMKHKRTHNAQRPFRCSECSRSFAQNSDLAAHMRKHTESQNVPDPDSVVGTGPLSSQNEVITAAESPFSCAKCRKTFKQWTSLLNHQQAHCGEKPYLCSYCNKGFVQNSDLVKHLRTHTGERPYQCADCHKGFIQKSDLVKHLRTHTGEKPFKCTHCDKKFTEKSALAKHQRTHTGEKPYKCSTCEKAFTQRSNLILHQRIHTGERPYKCTTCLRSFIQNSDLVKHQKVHTRSSLSDPRAPAVTSPYQCSECDRTFSHWSTFMKHSKLHSGEKFQCMECKKGFVQKSDLVKHLRVHTGEKPFKCLVCKKSFSQKSDLHKHWRIHTGEKPFPCHTCDKSFTERSALIKHHRTHTGERPHKCSVCEKGFIQKSALTKHMRSHTGEKPYACAQCGKSFIQNSDLVKHQRIHTGEKPYHCTECNKCFTEGSSLVKHRRTHSGEKPYPCTQCEKTFTQSSDLVKHTMVHNGDTPPAATAFHEILIKQETGSEGLRSRLVSYPCPECDKVFCQRPALVKHQRTHKAEKRYPCNECDKSFFQTSDLVKHLRTHTGERPYHCSECNKGFIQNSDLVKHQRTHTGERPYTCAECNKGFVQRSALTKHMRTHTGEKPYKCEQCQKCFIQNSDLVKHQRIHTGEKPYHCPDCGKRFTEGSSLIKHQRIHSRIKPYPCNVCGKSFSQSCNLLKHLKCHSEQNPPVVLGSGPGLVSKTQPDPPDNMVYGDTAENTNYVSPEAARERLFKCNDCGKCFAHRSVLIKHIRIHTGERPYKCTQCARSFIQKSDLVKHYRTHTGERPYKCGLCERSFVEKSALSRHQRVHNNKSPVPDSAAEQHQVTYWGESEDDPKSLVPQLHVVKEEDPRVMYGPLSLLQSCCPPAIKAKLTPPYMCSECGKSFTHRSVFLKHWRSHTGEQPYTCKECGKGFSQSSALVKHVRIHTGERPYACPTCGKSFIQNSDLAKHQRIHTGEKPYRCTTCGKKFIDRSSVVKHSRTHTGERPYPCKECGKGFVQRSDLVKHTRTHTGEKPYACNGCERSFSTHSASVRHQRLCNMGRPCRYQNSLFYSADITWQEQYAELVQVPMNSEEPMNAIGWISEVVL